From Rhodoferax sp. AJA081-3, the proteins below share one genomic window:
- a CDS encoding AraC family transcriptional regulator encodes MASPSTNTIAFDPALWPSGTLWQPRASLSACVRASMVRNTLGADHTDAQRVNHFPASPMCSLSWWFSGSSQCLNSPPAVAAEGVFGETMPMPGRWVLCGPQTRPVSTWCPGPVHSMMVLVMPDALHALTGLQVSDLIDQFFDASTILPPDWLPMLQQVQDAPDDAQRLQALEEFLEPRWQRYRPSQPLVQQRYSDWVAHLALRAAVSAPGRSLRQLERRIKQWSGLPLRELRVMGRSEEAFLMTAALATQTTAKLDWAQIAVDTGYSDQSHLIRTTRRITGFTPDALGKGIQQQESFWAYRLWM; translated from the coding sequence ATGGCAAGCCCCAGCACTAACACGATTGCGTTTGATCCCGCCCTGTGGCCCAGCGGCACGCTGTGGCAACCCCGCGCATCGCTGTCGGCTTGTGTGCGTGCCAGCATGGTGCGCAACACGCTGGGTGCTGACCATACGGACGCGCAGCGGGTCAACCATTTCCCGGCCTCGCCCATGTGCAGCCTGAGCTGGTGGTTCAGTGGCAGCAGCCAGTGTTTGAACAGCCCGCCCGCCGTTGCTGCGGAAGGTGTGTTTGGTGAAACCATGCCCATGCCAGGGCGGTGGGTGCTGTGCGGGCCACAAACGCGGCCCGTCTCCACCTGGTGCCCGGGGCCGGTGCACTCCATGATGGTCTTGGTGATGCCCGACGCCTTGCATGCGCTGACGGGGCTGCAGGTGTCCGATCTGATCGACCAGTTTTTTGACGCCAGCACCATATTGCCACCCGATTGGCTGCCCATGCTCCAGCAGGTGCAGGACGCACCGGACGATGCGCAGCGGCTGCAGGCCCTGGAGGAATTTCTGGAGCCCCGCTGGCAACGGTACAGACCCAGCCAACCCTTGGTCCAACAGCGCTACTCGGACTGGGTTGCCCACCTGGCGCTACGGGCGGCGGTATCGGCTCCGGGGCGCAGCCTGCGCCAGCTGGAGCGGCGCATCAAGCAGTGGTCCGGTCTGCCTCTGCGTGAACTGCGGGTGATGGGGCGGTCTGAAGAAGCCTTTTTAATGACCGCTGCACTGGCCACCCAAACCACGGCCAAGCTGGACTGGGCGCAGATCGCGGTGGATACGGGCTACTCCGACCAATCCCACCTGATCCGCACCACCCGTCGCATCACCGGGTTTACGCCGGATGCGTTGGGCAAAGGCATACAGCAGCAGGAGAGTTTTTGGGCCTACCGCTTGTGGATGTAG